In Euphorbia lathyris chromosome 10, ddEupLath1.1, whole genome shotgun sequence, a single genomic region encodes these proteins:
- the LOC136209879 gene encoding uncharacterized protein isoform X2 yields MNSGAKAAIFSPQIQSNCFQLRAALFHSTPVLERKRRNFWNCRYSGGSRRSRKQQGKESLLRNVYAYTDYLFQKMGSNFDEEDPSSSRGTSWFRKQYSKGSRRNRSGNQQGTWSAGKSFQFCEDDFDVEEILRSSFGGNRSFYWSFVNEENPQRRSSSSYSNYSARNFRFKVDYDYDSSPEFDDFESESASDRLALGLSASGPLKLEDVKNAYRTCALKWHPDRHQGSSKAIAEEKFKLCSSAYQSLCDKLTAD; encoded by the exons ATGAATAGCGGCGCCAAAGCTGCCATTTTTAGTCCCCAAATTCAAAGCAATTGTTTTCAGCTGCGTGCTGCACTTTTTCATTCTACTCCGGTCCTTGAACGCAAAAGGCGCAATTTTTGGAATTGT AGATATAGTGGTGGTTCTCGGAGGTCAAGGAAACAACAGGGGAAGGAATCATTGTTACGAAATGTTTATGCTTATACAGACTATCTCTTCCAG AAAATGGGAAGTAATTTTGATGAAGAGGACCCATCTTCAAGCCGAGGCACCTCATGGTTCAGAAAGCAGTACTCCAAAGGATCCAGAAGGAACAGGAGCGGTAATCAGCAGGGAACCTGGAGTGCTGGCAAAA GTTTCCAGTTCTGTGAAGATGATTTTGATGTTGAGGAGATTCTCCGATCTTCATTTGGTGGGAATCGTTCATTTTACTGGTCTTTTGTAAACGAAGAGAATCCTCAAAGGAGGAGTTCATCTAGCTACTCTAATTACTCCGCAAGGAACTTTAGGTTCAAGGTTGACTATGACTATGATTCTTCACCGGAATTCGATGATTTTGAATCAGAATCGGCTTCAGATAGGCTTGCTCTTGGGCTGAGTGCTTCTGGTCCGCTTAAACTTGAAGATGTTAAAAATGC ATATCGAACATGTGCTCTGAAATGGCATCCAGATCGTCACCAGGGCTCTTCAAAG GCAATTGCGGAGGAAAAGTTCAAGCTTTGCAGTTCTGCGTATCAATCTTTATGCGATAAGCTGACGGCTGATTAG
- the LOC136209309 gene encoding nudix hydrolase 23, chloroplastic isoform X1, giving the protein MLKAIQILSSSSGFVAYRWKSHPTNGFILVSSTSKRPSAAPPLLLSPFSTSKSTPSRPISTHSIRSNSKMDGASSSSVGLQSAGNARKINFCQWCGGPMKHEIPDGDEKKRAICSHCGKIAYQNPKMVVGCLIEHDNKVLLCKRNIEPSYGLWTLPAGYLELGESAAEGAIRETWEEACAEVEVVSPFTQLDIPLIGQTYVIFLAKLKKPQFSPGPESLECRLFPLDDIPFDSLAFSSMLVTLNLYAEDVKAGKLKFHYGTINKRPGTSPSDIRAYTLDYHLQP; this is encoded by the exons ATGCTAAAAGCAATACAGATTCTGAGTTCATCATCTGGCTTCGTCGCTTATCGATGGAAATCGCATCCCACTAACGGATTTATATTAGTATCTTCCACTTCCAAGCGACCCTCAGCAGCACCTCCTCTGCTACTCTCTCCTTTTTCCACTTCCAAATCTACTCCTTCTAGACCAATTTCTACTCACTCTATTCGCTCTAACTCTAAGATGGATGGTGCTTCTTCTTCATCAGTTGGACTTCAGTCAGCC GGAAATGCTCGCAAGATCAATTTTTGTCAGTGGTGTGGTGGTCCAATGAAGCACGAAATACCTGATGGAGACGAAAAGAAGAGAGCTATTTGCTCCCATTGTGGGAAGATTGCCTACCAAAACCCTAAAATG GTTGTGGGATGCCTCATTGAGCATGATAACAAAGTCCTACTCTGCAAGCGAAATATTGAACCATCATATGGCCTTTG GACTCTTCCTGCTGGTTACTTGGAACTTGGTGAGTCAGCTGCTGAAGGGGCAATCAGGGAAACCTGGGAGGAAGCATGCGCAGAGGTAGAGGTGGTGTCACCTTTTACTCAATTGGATATCCCTCTTATTGGCCAA ACATACGTAATCTTCTTGGCAAAGTTGAAGAAGCCCCAGTTTTCACCAGGTCCAGAGTCATTGGAGTGCCGGCTTTTTCCACTTGATGATATACCTTTTGATTCTCTGGCATTTTCTTCGATGTTGGTTACATTAAATTTG TATGCTGAAGATGTTAAGGCTGGAAAACTGAAATTTCATTATGGTACTATTAACAAAAG GCCTGGCACAAGCCCTTCTGATATCCGTGCATATACTCTTGATTACCATTTGCAGCCCTGA
- the LOC136209309 gene encoding nudix hydrolase 23, chloroplastic isoform X2: MLKAIQILSSSSGFVAYRWKSHPTNGFILVSSTSKRPSAAPPLLLSPFSTSKSTPSRPISTHSIRSNSKMDGASSSSVGLQSAGNARKINFCQWCGGPMKHEIPDGDEKKRAICSHCGKIAYQNPKMVVGCLIEHDNKVLLCKRNIEPSYGLWTLPAGYLELGESAAEGAIRETWEEACAEVEVVSPFTQLDIPLIGQTYVIFLAKLKKPQFSPGPESLECRLFPLDDIPFDSLAFSSMLVTLNLAWHKPF, from the exons ATGCTAAAAGCAATACAGATTCTGAGTTCATCATCTGGCTTCGTCGCTTATCGATGGAAATCGCATCCCACTAACGGATTTATATTAGTATCTTCCACTTCCAAGCGACCCTCAGCAGCACCTCCTCTGCTACTCTCTCCTTTTTCCACTTCCAAATCTACTCCTTCTAGACCAATTTCTACTCACTCTATTCGCTCTAACTCTAAGATGGATGGTGCTTCTTCTTCATCAGTTGGACTTCAGTCAGCC GGAAATGCTCGCAAGATCAATTTTTGTCAGTGGTGTGGTGGTCCAATGAAGCACGAAATACCTGATGGAGACGAAAAGAAGAGAGCTATTTGCTCCCATTGTGGGAAGATTGCCTACCAAAACCCTAAAATG GTTGTGGGATGCCTCATTGAGCATGATAACAAAGTCCTACTCTGCAAGCGAAATATTGAACCATCATATGGCCTTTG GACTCTTCCTGCTGGTTACTTGGAACTTGGTGAGTCAGCTGCTGAAGGGGCAATCAGGGAAACCTGGGAGGAAGCATGCGCAGAGGTAGAGGTGGTGTCACCTTTTACTCAATTGGATATCCCTCTTATTGGCCAA ACATACGTAATCTTCTTGGCAAAGTTGAAGAAGCCCCAGTTTTCACCAGGTCCAGAGTCATTGGAGTGCCGGCTTTTTCCACTTGATGATATACCTTTTGATTCTCTGGCATTTTCTTCGATGTTGGTTACATTAAATTTG GCCTGGCACAAGCCCTTCTGA
- the LOC136209879 gene encoding uncharacterized protein isoform X1, with protein MNSGAKAAIFSPQIQSNCFQLRAALFHSTPVLERKRRNFWNCRYSGGSRRSRKQQGKESLLRNVYAYTDYLFQKMGSNFDEEDPSSSRGTSWFRKQYSKGSRRNRSGNQQGTWSAGKKGFQFCEDDFDVEEILRSSFGGNRSFYWSFVNEENPQRRSSSSYSNYSARNFRFKVDYDYDSSPEFDDFESESASDRLALGLSASGPLKLEDVKNAYRTCALKWHPDRHQGSSKAIAEEKFKLCSSAYQSLCDKLTAD; from the exons ATGAATAGCGGCGCCAAAGCTGCCATTTTTAGTCCCCAAATTCAAAGCAATTGTTTTCAGCTGCGTGCTGCACTTTTTCATTCTACTCCGGTCCTTGAACGCAAAAGGCGCAATTTTTGGAATTGT AGATATAGTGGTGGTTCTCGGAGGTCAAGGAAACAACAGGGGAAGGAATCATTGTTACGAAATGTTTATGCTTATACAGACTATCTCTTCCAG AAAATGGGAAGTAATTTTGATGAAGAGGACCCATCTTCAAGCCGAGGCACCTCATGGTTCAGAAAGCAGTACTCCAAAGGATCCAGAAGGAACAGGAGCGGTAATCAGCAGGGAACCTGGAGTGCTGGCAAAA AAGGTTTCCAGTTCTGTGAAGATGATTTTGATGTTGAGGAGATTCTCCGATCTTCATTTGGTGGGAATCGTTCATTTTACTGGTCTTTTGTAAACGAAGAGAATCCTCAAAGGAGGAGTTCATCTAGCTACTCTAATTACTCCGCAAGGAACTTTAGGTTCAAGGTTGACTATGACTATGATTCTTCACCGGAATTCGATGATTTTGAATCAGAATCGGCTTCAGATAGGCTTGCTCTTGGGCTGAGTGCTTCTGGTCCGCTTAAACTTGAAGATGTTAAAAATGC ATATCGAACATGTGCTCTGAAATGGCATCCAGATCGTCACCAGGGCTCTTCAAAG GCAATTGCGGAGGAAAAGTTCAAGCTTTGCAGTTCTGCGTATCAATCTTTATGCGATAAGCTGACGGCTGATTAG